From the genome of Amia ocellicauda isolate fAmiCal2 chromosome 14, fAmiCal2.hap1, whole genome shotgun sequence, one region includes:
- the LOC136767768 gene encoding tectonic-3 isoform X2 — translation MAECRRAPVVRCCWGLSVWCVGALLLALAASQAVMPRSVQLSEQTTASATDPISAATDAVVTSPLATDPVTAGPAATDVGATHTATTGPADPVSTATDTTHTGTTGPTDSVTTATDSTVPRAGETNPTSSTAASVCSCDVTPGLCDIGCCCDLTDCGLTDPRSVFTTCAEEVRSAQCVESWLMFRGNVPSGVEWRTDGLFCVETDNSQLNYQSPPSLSLKSGDPSFSLQGSPKMATVPRAFYRADDVLLTYYTSTSIVGVLRQPSPGAASTTCLDRNPAVFLRSVSVPCSRRVTPQSCQTDPSLSAASYHADLSLLTIPVPENASQPGNTIPVVPVSEWSAPALQGNNCISVVSKVSYVVWYSGSGRLLNVTLNVTLSDFTTPGDLLQQHTVTYQSGSPAPAATSTGAGLVPGAPVIGIFNGMIQPLTVLGVSGGGLCSRDVRTPVLFRENYISGCSFSSSSLNCSALRVEAYRILQGNAAPHLLAMTRGAQPDREADWTRVITENCTIPPLEQTCETGCVLPLSLSIQILWAQRGQLSLPQGQLLGTKLSFSCQTVKCLQSRPVSLMTEVSFADTTVYPEPPRGQPQPHWKLPLDFFQRWGGW, via the exons ATGGCAGAGTGCCGGCGTGCCCCTGTGGTGCGCTGCTGTTGGGGTCTGTCAGTGTGGTGTGTGGGGGCGCTTCTCCTGGCCTTGGCTGCTTCCCAAGCTGTGATGCCCAGATCGGTGCAGCTGTCAGAGCAAACCACCGCCTCGGCCACCGACCCCATCAGCGCGGCAACGGACGCCGTGGTCACCAGCCCCTTGGCAACGGACCCAGTGACAGCTGGACCGGCCGCGACTGACGTGGGCGCCACGCACACTGCGACCACAGGACCCGCGGACCCTGTCTCCACGGCAACGGACACCACGCACACTGGGACCACAGGACCCACGGACTCAGTCACCACGGCAACAGACTCCACAGTGCCCAGAGCTGGAGAAACCAACCCGACCTCCTCTACTGCTG cctCAGTGTGTTCCTGTGATGTCACTCCTGGCTTGTGTGACATCGGCTGCTGCTGTGATCTCACGGACTGTGGCCTCACAGACCCGCGGAGCGTCTTCACCACGTGTGCAGAGGAAGTGAg GTCAGCGCAGTGTGTGGAGAGCTGGCTGATGTTCCGGGGGAATGTGCCATCTGGAGTGGAGTGGCGGACAGACGGCCTGTTCTGTGTGGAGACGGACAACT CTCAGCTGAATTACCAGAgccccccgtctctctctctgaagtcTGGGGATCCTTCTTTCTCTCTGCAGGGTTCCCCCAAAATGGCCACTGTCCCTCGAGCCTTCTACAGG gcTGATGATGTCCTCCTGACCTactacacctccacctccatCGTGGGTGTGCTCAGACAACCGTCACCAGGGGCGGCCAGCACTACCTGCCTGGATAGGAACCCAGCTG tgttccTGCGCAGTGTGTCCGTGCCGTGCTCTCGCAGGGTGACCCCCCAGTCCTGCCAGACGGACCCTTCCCTCAGCGCTGCCTCCTACCACGCTGACCTCTCCCTGCTCACG ATCCCAGTTCCTGAGAATGCGTCCCAACCTGGAAATACA atcccAGTTGTCCCAGTATCAGAGTGGTCCGCCCCAGCTCTGCAAGGAAACAACTGTATCAGTGTTGTGTCAAAG gtgtcCTATGTGGTTTGGTACTCAGGCAGTGGGCGGCTCCTGAATGTCACCCTGAATGTGACCCTGAGTGACTTTACGACCCCTGGTGACCTCCTGCAACAGCACACTGTCACCTACCAG aGTGGCTCTCCTGCCCCCGCTGCCACCTCCACAGGGGCGGGGCTTGTGCCAGGGGCTCCTGTGATTGGAATCTTCAATGGAATGATCCAACCT CTGACAGTGCTGGGTGTCTCAGGGGGGGGGCTTTGCTCCAGGGACGTTCGCACCCCCGTCCTCTTCAGAGAGAACTACATCAGCGGCTGTTCCTTCAG ctcttcCTCTCTCAATTGCTCTGCGCTTCGAGTAGAGGCCTACCGGATTCTCCAAGGGAACGCGGCCCCCCACCTGTTGGCGATGACCCGGGGTGCCCAGCCTGACAGAGAGGCTGATTGGACGAGAGTGATCACGGAGAACTGTACCATCCCTCCCCTG gagcagACTTGTGAGACTGGGTGTgtgctccccctctctctctccatccaaaTCCTCTGGGCTCAACGGGGGCAGCTCTCTCTGCCCCAGGGGCAACTCTTGGGGACAAAACTGTCCTTCAGTTGCCAGACAGTCAAG TGCCTCCAGTCCCGCCCCGTCTCTCTGATGACTGAAGTCTCGTTTGCGGACACCACGGTTTACCCAGAACCTCCCAGGGGGCAGCCGCAGCCACACTGGAAGCTCCCCCTGGACTTCTTCCAGCGCTGGGGGGGGTGGTGA
- the mto1 gene encoding 5-taurinomethyluridine-[tRNA] synthase subunit MTO1, mitochondrial, producing MFPRRCFRWLGRDFMPPPPLRAGSDVSRGKYDVIVVGGGHAGTEAAAAAARVGAETLLITQRIGSIGVLSCNPSLGGIGKAHLVREVDALDGLCGRAADCSGIHFKVLNRRKGPAVWGLRAQLDRERYRDTIQRELFSTPRLSVLESSVEALTVTQPDPSQPGDSRVTGVTLGDGVTLQCQAVVLTTGTFLSGSLFLGQTTRPGGRLGDPPSLGLSHWLRDAGLRTGRLRTGTPPRLHRDSVEFGQTDRHAGDQRPMPFSYLTAEVDIQPEEQLPCYLTHTTPAVEQLVKDNVHLSAHIAQDAKGPRYCPSLESKVLRFPGRQHQVWLEPEGLSSDLVYPQGLSMTLPPEVQEKVVRLIPGLERAEIAAPGYGVQYDYVEPTQLFHSLQCRSVQGLFLAGQINGTTGYEEAAAQGLWAGVNAGRSARSLPLLSLSRTESYIGVLLDDLVTQGVSEPYRMFTSRAEFRTVLRPDNADLRLTHRGFEEVGCVSVQRYQEAVRVRDGLTAGIEALRSLSLPAAQWRNMLTHCALSHSKTAHLSALELLQYQSVTLEMLSATFPESFAPFLEFSERLKIEAVYLPHSELQEQEIRRVRREEGLALPPGLDYLSLPASLSLEVRELLHRAQPPTLGAATRLPGMTPAAVVHLLRYVHKMEKERGKEVESGVL from the exons ATGTTCCCACGGAGGTGTTTTCGGTGGCTGGGGCGGGACTTCATGCCGCCTCCTCCCCTGCGGGCAGGAAGTGATGTCAGCCGGGGGAAGTATGATGTCATCGTGGTGGGCGGCGGCCATGCGGGCACagaggcggcggcggcggcggccagGGTCGGGGCGGAGACTCTGCTCATCACCCAGCGAATCGGCAGCATCG GCGTTCTGTCCTGTAACCCCTCTCTCGGGGGGATTGGGAAGGCTCACCTGGTGCGGGAGGTGGACGCACTGGACGGGCTGTGCGGCCGGGCGGCTGACTGCAGTGGCATACACTTCAAGGTGCTGAACCGCAGGAAGGGCCCGGCGGTGTGGGGCCTGAGAGCCCAGCTGGACAGGGAGCGGTACAGAGACACCATCCAG AGGGAGCTGTTCTCCACTCCCAGGCTGTCAGTGCTGGAGAGCTCAGTGGAGGCCCTGACTGTCACACAGCCCGACCCCAGCCAGCCTGGGGACAGCAGGGTCACTGGGGTCACATTag gcGACGGGGTGACTCTCCAGTGTCAGGCGGTCGTTCTCACCACGGGCACCTTCCTGTCTGGCTCTCTGTTCCTGGGCCAGACCACGCGGCCTGGGGGGAGGCTGGGCGACCCTCCCTCGCTCGGACTGTCCCACTGGCTGCGGGACGCGGGGCTGCGCACGGGGCGGCTGCGCACAGGGACGCCCCCCCGCCTGCACAGGGACTCGGTGGAGTTCGGCCAAACGGACAGACATGCGGGAGACCAGCGGCCCATGCCCTTCAGCTACCTCACTGCAGAGGTGGACATACAG cctgaGGAGCAGTTGCCTTGCTACCTGACCCACACCACCCCGGCGGTAGAGCAGCTGGTCAAGGACAACGTGCACCTCAGCGCCCACATTGCACAGGACGCCAAGGGCCCCCG ATACTGTCCGTCTCTGGAGTCCAAGGTTCTGCGGTTTCCGGGCCGCCAGCACCAGGTGTGGCTGGAGCCAGAAGGGCTGTCCTCGGACCTGGTGTACCCACAGGGCCTGTCCATGACGCTTCCCCCTGAAGTTCAGGAGAAGGTGGTGCGGCTTATCCCCGGGCTGGAGAGAGCGGAGATCGCTGCGCCAG GCTATGGTGTGCAGTATGACTACGTGGAGCCCACCCAGCTCTTTCACTCTCTGCAGTGCCGCTCAGTCCAAGGGCTCTTCCTGGCTGGGCAGATCAACGGCACCACCGGCTACGAGGAGGCGGCCGCCCAG GGGCTGTGGGCGGGGGTGAACGCCGGCCGCAGTGCCCGCTCTCTGCCgctgctctctctgtctcgcaCTGAGAGCTACATAGGGGTCCTGCTGGACGACCTGGTGACGCAGGGGGTGAGCGAGCCGTACCGCATGTTCACCAGCCGGGCCGAGTTCAGAACCGTATTGCGCCCCGACAACGCGGACCTGCGGCTCACACACCGGG ggtTCGAGGAGGTGGGCTGTGTGTCCGTCCAGCGGTACCAGGAGGCGGTCAGGGTGCGGGACGGACTGACGGCCGGCATAGAGGCCCTGCGCTCCCTCTCGCTCCCCGCCGCGCAGTGGAGAAACATGCTGACACACTGCGCACTGAGCCACAGCAAGACTGCACACCTCag TGCTCTGGAGTTGCTGCAGTACCAGAGTGTCACTCTAGAGATGCTGTCCGCCACCTTCCCAGAATCCTTCGCTCCATTCCTGGAGTTCTCCGAGCGCCTGAAGATTGAGG cGGTGTACCTCCCTCACTCGGAGCTCCAGGAGCAGGAGATACGGCGAGTGCGGCGGGAGGAGGGGCTGGCGCTGCCTCCCGGGCTCGACTACCTGTCCCTGCCTGCCTCCCTGTCACTGGAGGTCAGAGAGCTGCTGCACCGTGCCCAGCCGCCCACG CTGGGTGCTGCCACCCGTTTGCCAGGGATGACCCCCGCCGCCGTCGTTCACCTCCTACGCTATGTTCACAAgatggagaaggagagagggaaggaagtAGAGAGTGGGGTGTtgtaa
- the LOC136767768 gene encoding tectonic-3 isoform X1, with translation MAECRRAPVVRCCWGLSVWCVGALLLALAASQAVMPRSVQLSEQTTASATDPISAATDAVVTSPLATDPVTAGPAATDVGATHTATTGPADPVSTATDTTHTGTTGPTDSVTTATDSTVPRAGETNPTSSTAASVCSCDVTPGLCDIGCCCDLTDCGLTDPRSVFTTCAEEVRSAQCVESWLMFRGNVPSGVEWRTDGLFCVETDNSQLNYQSPPSLSLKSGDPSFSLQGSPKMATVPRAFYRADDVLLTYYTSTSIVGVLRQPSPGAASTTCLDRNPAVFLRSVSVPCSRRVTPQSCQTDPSLSAASYHADLSLLTIPVPENASQPGNTIPVVPVSEWSAPALQGNNCISVVSKVSYVVWYSGSGRLLNVTLNVTLSDFTTPGDLLQQHTVTYQKSGSPAPAATSTGAGLVPGAPVIGIFNGMIQPLTVLGVSGGGLCSRDVRTPVLFRENYISGCSFSSSSLNCSALRVEAYRILQGNAAPHLLAMTRGAQPDREADWTRVITENCTIPPLEQTCETGCVLPLSLSIQILWAQRGQLSLPQGQLLGTKLSFSCQTVKCLQSRPVSLMTEVSFADTTVYPEPPRGQPQPHWKLPLDFFQRWGGW, from the exons ATGGCAGAGTGCCGGCGTGCCCCTGTGGTGCGCTGCTGTTGGGGTCTGTCAGTGTGGTGTGTGGGGGCGCTTCTCCTGGCCTTGGCTGCTTCCCAAGCTGTGATGCCCAGATCGGTGCAGCTGTCAGAGCAAACCACCGCCTCGGCCACCGACCCCATCAGCGCGGCAACGGACGCCGTGGTCACCAGCCCCTTGGCAACGGACCCAGTGACAGCTGGACCGGCCGCGACTGACGTGGGCGCCACGCACACTGCGACCACAGGACCCGCGGACCCTGTCTCCACGGCAACGGACACCACGCACACTGGGACCACAGGACCCACGGACTCAGTCACCACGGCAACAGACTCCACAGTGCCCAGAGCTGGAGAAACCAACCCGACCTCCTCTACTGCTG cctCAGTGTGTTCCTGTGATGTCACTCCTGGCTTGTGTGACATCGGCTGCTGCTGTGATCTCACGGACTGTGGCCTCACAGACCCGCGGAGCGTCTTCACCACGTGTGCAGAGGAAGTGAg GTCAGCGCAGTGTGTGGAGAGCTGGCTGATGTTCCGGGGGAATGTGCCATCTGGAGTGGAGTGGCGGACAGACGGCCTGTTCTGTGTGGAGACGGACAACT CTCAGCTGAATTACCAGAgccccccgtctctctctctgaagtcTGGGGATCCTTCTTTCTCTCTGCAGGGTTCCCCCAAAATGGCCACTGTCCCTCGAGCCTTCTACAGG gcTGATGATGTCCTCCTGACCTactacacctccacctccatCGTGGGTGTGCTCAGACAACCGTCACCAGGGGCGGCCAGCACTACCTGCCTGGATAGGAACCCAGCTG tgttccTGCGCAGTGTGTCCGTGCCGTGCTCTCGCAGGGTGACCCCCCAGTCCTGCCAGACGGACCCTTCCCTCAGCGCTGCCTCCTACCACGCTGACCTCTCCCTGCTCACG ATCCCAGTTCCTGAGAATGCGTCCCAACCTGGAAATACA atcccAGTTGTCCCAGTATCAGAGTGGTCCGCCCCAGCTCTGCAAGGAAACAACTGTATCAGTGTTGTGTCAAAG gtgtcCTATGTGGTTTGGTACTCAGGCAGTGGGCGGCTCCTGAATGTCACCCTGAATGTGACCCTGAGTGACTTTACGACCCCTGGTGACCTCCTGCAACAGCACACTGTCACCTACCAG aagaGTGGCTCTCCTGCCCCCGCTGCCACCTCCACAGGGGCGGGGCTTGTGCCAGGGGCTCCTGTGATTGGAATCTTCAATGGAATGATCCAACCT CTGACAGTGCTGGGTGTCTCAGGGGGGGGGCTTTGCTCCAGGGACGTTCGCACCCCCGTCCTCTTCAGAGAGAACTACATCAGCGGCTGTTCCTTCAG ctcttcCTCTCTCAATTGCTCTGCGCTTCGAGTAGAGGCCTACCGGATTCTCCAAGGGAACGCGGCCCCCCACCTGTTGGCGATGACCCGGGGTGCCCAGCCTGACAGAGAGGCTGATTGGACGAGAGTGATCACGGAGAACTGTACCATCCCTCCCCTG gagcagACTTGTGAGACTGGGTGTgtgctccccctctctctctccatccaaaTCCTCTGGGCTCAACGGGGGCAGCTCTCTCTGCCCCAGGGGCAACTCTTGGGGACAAAACTGTCCTTCAGTTGCCAGACAGTCAAG TGCCTCCAGTCCCGCCCCGTCTCTCTGATGACTGAAGTCTCGTTTGCGGACACCACGGTTTACCCAGAACCTCCCAGGGGGCAGCCGCAGCCACACTGGAAGCTCCCCCTGGACTTCTTCCAGCGCTGGGGGGGGTGGTGA